AGTATTTCTGGTAATGAAATGGTTTGGATTAAACTCAATTAATGGAAATGTATCAAGAAACGCCTCTTCATCACGCTCGGGTGGATCTTCAAGCTCTTCAAATTCTATGTTTATTCTTTCACCAAAGTCTATAAACTGATGATGTCCATCTACGTTTGCCATCAAACTTTCAGAATAATAAACATTGGTTCTATGATCAATCTGAGACGGAACGCTTGACCTGATGTGGAAGAAATAAAAATTGCCACCTTTTTCATTTATTTCCTGTGCAAGAGACAAACTGGGTTGATATGTATCTTCAATTCCTCCGTCAGATAGTATTATTATATCCATTTCCTCAATATCTTCATCAATCCAGTCAAGCGCTATTTTCAGTCCTTCATCAAGATCAGTATCAGGACCTGCACTTAAGTCCTTAATGCGTGACTCAAGCACATCTATGTTTGAGGGAACTCCAAGGTACACAAATCCATTTGACACGTCGATTCCCTCACTTCCAAAAGCAATAACACCTACATTTGCGTCCCTTAGATCTTCATCTCTTAGAAGACTGATCGCGTTACTTAGAATAGTTTCCATTATCAATCCATCATGATGGACTATAGCACTGGCAGATATATCCAGCATTATGACAACATTTCTTCCGCCTTTGTATTCTGTAGGTTCTGAAATAACCGGCAATATCCTCTCAAATGATGAGTCAAGGTAATCTCCGTAATTGAATGATCTGTCTCCTCCAACTACGAACAGGCCACCTCCATCTGTTACATATCTTTCTATTTTCTGGATGTCAGCACTCGATAGTGAATTTATGTGCTGGTTATCTATTACCAGGGCTTTTCTCCTGTCAAGGTTATCCAGATCTTTTCTGACTGAAACATCATATAAATTGAGCAGTATCTGGGAAAGTGGTGCAGAGGTATCATCGGTTATCAGCTGTATCTGTGGTTTGGGTATTACATATATGGATTTGTAGAACCTGTTATTTATGGAATTGCTGTCCATTCCAACTGGAGTAACTCTTACTTCAATCTGATGTGCTCCCAGTTCTCTAAATGTTCTGCTAACTCTGGTTACTGTTTTTTTACGCTCAGATTGATCAAATGTTCCACTCCTGATTAGAGTATCTCCATGGTAGACTTCAAGGTGATACCTGATTTGTTCATTGCCTGCTTGTGAAACAACAATGTCAAAAATGTTCTCATTGTCCACAAATACTGTCTTTTCACCCCTGATTTCCACACTGATATCATTTCTTTCAAGCTCTGGCTTTACATAGTGGACAATTGTTCCTGTACCCTCTGCAAATTCAAGGGCTTCTTCAATGCTTTTACCATGATTATTGTTTCCGTCTGAGATCAGAACTATCTGATTGTCTCCTCTGGAGTGCTGAATTATGGCATCCCCAATGGCTGTCCTCTCTCCTGTTAGGCGCATAAGTGTGGTTGGAGTGTTTACTGCCAGACTTTCATATATTCGATCTCCAGTACCTTCTCTGAATATGTTCATGCTTTCAGTTTCATCTGATATTATCACAATATTTGGGTTTTCATCAGATATTGTCTGGGTCATGAGCACCTGAGGAGATGCAAGGGCTACGATCAGCAGAGAAATAATAATTATTCTTGTGATTATCAGCTTTGTTCTGGTACCCCTTATATATAGATAAAGTCCTGCAATTACCACAGGAACTATCAGCCACAGCATGTCGGGGTTTCCAAATGATATCATTACAGCTCACCCCTTCTTTTTATGATATATATTTCAAGTGTCAGGAGCAGCAGAACCAGAGCTACCAGGTAATTATCAAGGTAATTTCTGACAGTAAATGTCATATCTCTAACCAGACCGGGTTCGGTCCTTTCATCAGTGAGCCGATCCATGACATCTGAACCATCGGAAGTTGTGTCAGACTCAGGCTCGGAATAGAGATTAGCTGCAATTTTCCGGTTCCCGATCTCATATATTCCTGCCTTTTCAACCTGTATCCTGTTATCTTCTATTACTCCATAGGGTGTATGTATTGTCTGCCTGTCCTTTAGTGAAAGTGTGGTGCCTGTTTTGACATTATAATCATCAATACTGCCGGTACCCCCCATCCATCTGATCAGCTTTGACCAGAATACAGGATATTCCGGTAGGTTATGGAAATTATTCCATGGACTGTTTTCAATTTGATCATTAAACCCGACATATGCAACATTTCCCTCTCCAACAGGATGATGTGCATACATTGGAATCTGATCCCTGGTTTGTGCAAGCACTGTGGCTCCGCTTCTAGGAGATGTTTTTATGTATTCATATACTCCGATTTCGTTGAATTTAATATCATCTGTAAGCCTGGAACTAACTGTCTTATCAACACTCACGCCGGATGGCGCCTGAACAGTTTCCTCGATTCTTACAGGCAGAAGTCTTAGCAGATCAGTGGATACTGCATCCTGTCCAATTGCATCACTTGCAATAAATATAGCAGATCCGCCATTTTTGACAAAGTTATCAAGTATTCCAATTTCTGATGAAGAAAGAGGTCTGTCCTTGTTGGCAAGAACCACAATATCGTAATTACCAATATTTGAAGGAACTGACTCTGAAGCACTCAGCCTGATGTTTGGAATGAGTGATATTGCAGTTCTGGATGGAAGTCTCTCTTTATCTGAGACCAGCAATACATTCTGTTCTGCAGATCCCGGTATTGAGATATAGGCAATATTGTCAACCATTAAGCTATCCTGATTTTCGATCTCTACTCTTGTCACACCCGGACTGAGGTTTGAAATAGCAAGCTGCCTGGTCTGTCTTGCAGGTACGGTAATCTGGGTTGTCTGTGAGGCGGTGTCTGTATTCCCGCTGAATATGGAAATGGTCAGTGTTGCCTGGTAATTATTGTAATTTTTGATAACTCCTGTGTATGTATATCCATCAGCCGCAGTATCGATCCATCCATTGATAAACCCTACATTATCACTTCTCTGTCCAACGTTGATGAACTCAACTTCTATGCCGTATGATTCCACCAGATTCTTTGTTACAACTGGATCTTCTCCATCCCAGTTTGCAAAATCTGAGATTACAATAATTCTTCCCCCATATTGTGAAACATCTCTCAAGCCACTGTTAATTGCACTGGATAGATCTGCAACCGTATCATGCGGCTCTATCTGGCCAAGTACCCTTCTGGCATCTGCTGCACTTGCACGGCTGGTCTGTACTGAAGGGATATTTGATGCAAGGATGATTGTATTTGTTCTGCTGATGTGATCTCCTGCAAGTGAGACGGCATCATCAAACCTATTATCAGTTTGCATGCTTGCAGATGAATCAATTATAAGCACTGTATGTTCCTGGCTCAATGGTTCATCGGTTGTAAAATATGGATTTGCAGCTGCCAGAGACAAAAATATAAGAATAAATAACTGTACCCAGAATAGAGGATCCCTGATAAAACGGGTAAAAGATGAATAAAATCGCTTCTTTTCTTTATGTACTCTCATCAGGAACATGAGAGATGGGACTTTAATTGTCCTTGGCTTTGGCTTTAAAAGGTAAAGTATAATCAGCGGAATTATACTTAAAAGTGCAAGCAGAGCAAAAGGATTTTCAAAGGGAGCCATTATCGTCTCCTGCTAATTGCATAGAAAAATGAATCGAACACAGGGGTATCAGTGGTAAATGTATGGAAATCAGCGCCAAAACGGTTGCAAATACTTCTGATACTATTGCTATGCTCCTCAAGCATTTTCTGGTACTCGGACTTTAAGTTTTCACTTATGTATGTATGAAGCTCAGTTCCGGTTTCTACATCCTGCAGCTTGATATTTCCATGGAATGAAAGCTGTGATTCAGCTTTATCCAGCACCTGTATTAGGATCAGGTCATGTTTTGATAACCTGTATATCGCAGATTTTATTGACTCAGGGTCATCAAGAAAATCTGAGATTATAATTATCACAGATCTTGATTTGATGGCTTTTTCATACTGAGCTACACATTGTTCGATGTCTGTATCTCCTCCAAGTTCTTCTCTGGTAAGAATATCTATGCTATTGAGTAAATATTTTTTACCCCGCTGTGTTCTTTTAATGTTTACTTTATCTGAAAAGGTTGAAATTGCAAACTTGTCATTGTCCTTTGTAACAAGATATGCAAAGGCTGCCGCAAGCATAGCGCCATATTCAAATTTTGTCGTACTGTTGCTGGTATAGTTCATACTGTTGCTGGTGTCCAGAAGTATATGTGTAGTAAGGGATTTTTCTTCTTCAAACTTACGCACATAATATTTTTCAAGGCGGGCATACACGTTCCAGTCAATTGACTTTAGATCATCACCAGGATAGTACTGTCTGTATCCTATGGTCTCAAGTCCTCGTCCTCCACGTATTGACCTTCGGCTTCCAGCATAGGCTGTAGATACCTTTTTCCTGACCATAAATGTAAACCTGTCAAGCTGCTTGAAAAAATCTACATCTATCTGATGTTTTTCAGTATCTGTATTAGTCATGTTGAACCTGTGCTTTAATATACACTTATTAATATAAATACTAATTTATTTAACTTTGGAAAGGATCTCGCCAATAACCTGCTCTGCAGTGATTCCTCGTCTTTCGGATTCAAATGTAAGGACCAGACGGTGTCTAAGTACTGGATATGCCATTTTTTCAATATCTTCTGCATTTACATAATTTCGCCCGTGAATTAATGCACGGGCTTTGGCTGCAAGGATAAGTCCGATTGAAGCCCTTGGAGAGGCACCGTATTCTATATGTTCCTTCCATTCTCTTGTAGACATTACAATTTTTATGACCCGGGATTTGAGGTCCTCAGATATTGGAATTTCACGTGTAAGTCTCTGCAGGTAGAACAGTTCTTTTTTTGTGATTGCTTTCTGAACCTGGGGTATATCTATCAATGTATATCTGTTTACTATTTCAAGTTCCTCTTCAAATGATGGATATGTCACCTGTATTTTGAACAGAAATCTGTCAAGTTGTGCTTCCGGAAGCGGAAATGTACCTTCCATTTCTATCGGGTTCTGAGTTGCCAGCACAAAGAATGGTTTATCCAGGACAAAAGTTTCATTTCCTGCAGTTACCTGTTTTTCCTGCATTGCTTCAAGAAGTGCGGACTGGGTTTTTGGGGATGCACGATTGATTTCATCTGCCAGAACAATATTAGCAAAGACTGGACCGGGTTCGAACTTGAATTTTTTTGTCCCTCCAATCTCTTCTACAAAATGGGTTCCTGTTATATCCGCAGGCATCAGGTCAGGAGTACACTGAATTCTGCTAAACGAAAGGTCCATTGTTTTTGATATGGTGGAAATGGTAAGTGTTTTTCCAAGTCCGGGATTACTTTCTACAAGTGCATGACCATTGCAAAGTATTGCAATGACTATCTGTTCTACCGATTCTTTCTGACCGACAATAAC
Above is a genomic segment from Methanosalsum zhilinae DSM 4017 containing:
- a CDS encoding vWA domain-containing protein, producing the protein MISFGNPDMLWLIVPVVIAGLYLYIRGTRTKLIITRIIIISLLIVALASPQVLMTQTISDENPNIVIISDETESMNIFREGTGDRIYESLAVNTPTTLMRLTGERTAIGDAIIQHSRGDNQIVLISDGNNNHGKSIEEALEFAEGTGTIVHYVKPELERNDISVEIRGEKTVFVDNENIFDIVVSQAGNEQIRYHLEVYHGDTLIRSGTFDQSERKKTVTRVSRTFRELGAHQIEVRVTPVGMDSNSINNRFYKSIYVIPKPQIQLITDDTSAPLSQILLNLYDVSVRKDLDNLDRRKALVIDNQHINSLSSADIQKIERYVTDGGGLFVVGGDRSFNYGDYLDSSFERILPVISEPTEYKGGRNVVIMLDISASAIVHHDGLIMETILSNAISLLRDEDLRDANVGVIAFGSEGIDVSNGFVYLGVPSNIDVLESRIKDLSAGPDTDLDEGLKIALDWIDEDIEEMDIIILSDGGIEDTYQPSLSLAQEINEKGGNFYFFHIRSSVPSQIDHRTNVYYSESLMANVDGHHQFIDFGERINIEFEELEDPPERDEEAFLDTFPLIEFNPNHFITRNTDLSANITGFNDITPKVAADRVVLTVTGKPVLTTWRYGLGRVAVLSTDNGYGNGNIWASEIYSGENARIISSTVNWAIGDPFEEEGAVLEGDDTWLGTPTTLELTMYEEGAIPELTFRGETLELSMTGRNTYETTINPDRIGVHHVSGYPIAVNYPLEYRDVGINEKMPELIRRHGGNVYTENEARGLLLQDTREMSERTVTQPVDYKMYLILAALILFLADVLIRRIREIQEMKNIKD
- a CDS encoding DUF7408 domain-containing protein, with protein sequence MAPFENPFALLALLSIIPLIILYLLKPKPRTIKVPSLMFLMRVHKEKKRFYSSFTRFIRDPLFWVQLFILIFLSLAAANPYFTTDEPLSQEHTVLIIDSSASMQTDNRFDDAVSLAGDHISRTNTIILASNIPSVQTSRASAADARRVLGQIEPHDTVADLSSAINSGLRDVSQYGGRIIVISDFANWDGEDPVVTKNLVESYGIEVEFINVGQRSDNVGFINGWIDTAADGYTYTGVIKNYNNYQATLTISIFSGNTDTASQTTQITVPARQTRQLAISNLSPGVTRVEIENQDSLMVDNIAYISIPGSAEQNVLLVSDKERLPSRTAISLIPNIRLSASESVPSNIGNYDIVVLANKDRPLSSSEIGILDNFVKNGGSAIFIASDAIGQDAVSTDLLRLLPVRIEETVQAPSGVSVDKTVSSRLTDDIKFNEIGVYEYIKTSPRSGATVLAQTRDQIPMYAHHPVGEGNVAYVGFNDQIENSPWNNFHNLPEYPVFWSKLIRWMGGTGSIDDYNVKTGTTLSLKDRQTIHTPYGVIEDNRIQVEKAGIYEIGNRKIAANLYSEPESDTTSDGSDVMDRLTDERTEPGLVRDMTFTVRNYLDNYLVALVLLLLTLEIYIIKRRGEL
- a CDS encoding AAA family ATPase, with protein sequence MNSFENDDPQLSQIYNNSGNMFSSLFGEIGKVIVGQKESVEQIVIAILCNGHALVESNPGLGKTLTISTISKTMDLSFSRIQCTPDLMPADITGTHFVEEIGGTKKFKFEPGPVFANIVLADEINRASPKTQSALLEAMQEKQVTAGNETFVLDKPFFVLATQNPIEMEGTFPLPEAQLDRFLFKIQVTYPSFEEELEIVNRYTLIDIPQVQKAITKKELFYLQRLTREIPISEDLKSRVIKIVMSTREWKEHIEYGASPRASIGLILAAKARALIHGRNYVNAEDIEKMAYPVLRHRLVLTFESERRGITAEQVIGEILSKVK
- a CDS encoding DUF58 domain-containing protein, which translates into the protein MTNTDTEKHQIDVDFFKQLDRFTFMVRKKVSTAYAGSRRSIRGGRGLETIGYRQYYPGDDLKSIDWNVYARLEKYYVRKFEEEKSLTTHILLDTSNSMNYTSNSTTKFEYGAMLAAAFAYLVTKDNDKFAISTFSDKVNIKRTQRGKKYLLNSIDILTREELGGDTDIEQCVAQYEKAIKSRSVIIIISDFLDDPESIKSAIYRLSKHDLILIQVLDKAESQLSFHGNIKLQDVETGTELHTYISENLKSEYQKMLEEHSNSIRSICNRFGADFHTFTTDTPVFDSFFYAISRRR